In a single window of the Emys orbicularis isolate rEmyOrb1 chromosome 11, rEmyOrb1.hap1, whole genome shotgun sequence genome:
- the LOC135885879 gene encoding ropporin-1 isoform X2: MGLYFSAVARGDTPPVRERSERVPLSNWAELTPELLKVLHQRVSGRLIIHVDELAHMWKVLNLPTDLFDSVMNVGRFTEEIEWLKFLALACSSLGVTIAKTLKIICEVLSSDYDSGPPRIPFSTFQFLYTYIAEVDGEISASHVSRMLNYIEQEVIGPDGLIKVNDFTQNPRVRLE, translated from the exons atggggct TTACTTTAGTGCCGTGGCCCGTGGTGATACACCTCCAGTAAGAGAGCGATCGGAAAGGGTACCTTTGTCAAACTGGGCAGAACTCACTCCAGAGCTCTTAAAGGTCTTACACCAACGA GTGAGTGGCAGACTGATAATCCATGTAGATGAACTGGCCCACATGTGGAAGGTGCTGAATCTCCCAACAGACTTATTTGACAGTGTTATGAATGTTGGTCGTTTTACCGAAGAAATTGAATGGCTTAAGTTTTTAGCTCTGGCATGTAGCTCTCTTGGAGTT ACTATTGCAAAAACACTGAAGATTATATGTGAGGTTTTATCCAGCGATTATGACAGTGGACCCCCACGTATTCCTTTTAGcactttccagtttctctacacaTACATTGCTGAAGTGGACGGGGAGATTTCAGCATCTCATGTCAGCCGAATGCTGAATTACATTGAACAGGAGGT CATTGGACCTGATGGCTTAATCAAGGTGAATGATTTTACCCAGAATCCACGGGTCAGACTGGAATAG
- the LOC135885879 gene encoding ropporin-1 isoform X1 — protein MPYTDKQICIPPELPELLKQFTKSAIRTQPPDLLQWASDYFSAVARGDTPPVRERSERVPLSNWAELTPELLKVLHQRVSGRLIIHVDELAHMWKVLNLPTDLFDSVMNVGRFTEEIEWLKFLALACSSLGVTIAKTLKIICEVLSSDYDSGPPRIPFSTFQFLYTYIAEVDGEISASHVSRMLNYIEQEVIGPDGLIKVNDFTQNPRVRLE, from the exons ATGCCATATACAGATAAGCAAATATGCATCCCTCCAGAACTGCCAGAACTGCTGAAACAGTTTACAAAATCTGCTATTCGAACCCAGCCTCCAGATCTGCTCCAATGGGCGTCTGA TTACTTTAGTGCCGTGGCCCGTGGTGATACACCTCCAGTAAGAGAGCGATCGGAAAGGGTACCTTTGTCAAACTGGGCAGAACTCACTCCAGAGCTCTTAAAGGTCTTACACCAACGA GTGAGTGGCAGACTGATAATCCATGTAGATGAACTGGCCCACATGTGGAAGGTGCTGAATCTCCCAACAGACTTATTTGACAGTGTTATGAATGTTGGTCGTTTTACCGAAGAAATTGAATGGCTTAAGTTTTTAGCTCTGGCATGTAGCTCTCTTGGAGTT ACTATTGCAAAAACACTGAAGATTATATGTGAGGTTTTATCCAGCGATTATGACAGTGGACCCCCACGTATTCCTTTTAGcactttccagtttctctacacaTACATTGCTGAAGTGGACGGGGAGATTTCAGCATCTCATGTCAGCCGAATGCTGAATTACATTGAACAGGAGGT CATTGGACCTGATGGCTTAATCAAGGTGAATGATTTTACCCAGAATCCACGGGTCAGACTGGAATAG